Below is a window of Flavobacterium cyclinae DNA.
TAATGCAGCTACATCAGGACCGTTTTGAAAAAAATTTGCACTTAAAATTAAACTAGGTGAAGGAGTAACACCCGAATTTCCAAAGTGAATTATTCCATTCGCATCTGTAGAATAACCATCTAAATCAATAGCTAAATAACTTGCAATAGTACCTTCATTATAAAAGACTATCACATATCCATCTAATGAGAAATTTGGTGTGTCTGATTTTAATTCAATAAATTCTTTAGTATCACTTCCAGGATTATCAGCATCTACTTCATTTATAACAACTTGAGAATTGATATGAAGGCTAAAAAAAAATAAAACTAATGCAAGTAATTTTTTTCTCATAAATACAATTTTATCAAAAATACGAATATTAATTGAACCTAATGTTTTTTATACTTAATATAATTAATTTTAAGCTAATTTTAATTCGATTGTACGAGTATTTTTATATTTTGCATTGCATTAAGCAACTTTTTACTTAATTTGTCATCTAAATAAAAAAGCCATTACGATTTTGAAATTAGTTTTAAAAATAATCCTCCTTATTTTCCCTTTTCTAATTTATTCACAACATTCTACAAAGATGATTGTGAGAGTAAATATTGAAGATCATACACTACTAATCAATCAAACTTTAACTTATAACAACACTAGTAACGATACTTTACAACATATCATTTTAAACGACTGGAATAATGCTTTTTCTTCAAAATCATCTGCATTAGCTAAACGCTTTTCGGATGAATTCATCAGAGCTTTCCATTTAGCTACTGACAAAGAAAGAGGATATACCAATATTACTTCAATTGTAGATGAAAATTACCAAAATATTTATTGGGAAAGACCAAATGATAAAGTCGACTTAGTTAAATTAAATCTGAACCAACCTCTTTTACCTTGTTCAAAAAAAACATTTACATTAGTCTATGTAATTAAAATTCCTGATTCAAAATTCACAAAATATGGATTTGATAGCAATGGAAGAATTACATTAAAAGATTGGTTTTTAAATCCATCTAAGTATGAATACAAACAATTTGTCCAACAAAGCAATGAAAATTTAGATGACATTCCAAACGCAGCATCTGATTTTGAAATAGAATTTGAATTACCTTCAAATTATTTTTTATCTAGCAACTTAAACGAAATTAACACTATTGAACAAAACACTACCAAAAAAGTAATCTTAAGTTCAGAAAATAAAAATGATATTTCAATAATCATACAACCCACTAACACTTACCAAACCTATAAAAATGAAATTATTGAAGTTAGTTGCGGTATTGAAGACAATCATGTAAATGAAATTCAAAAGGCAATAATATTTGATAAAATCACAAGATTTACAGCATCAAAATTAGGAATGCCTTTAACAAAAAAAATAGTAATTAGTAATGAAGATTATGCCAGACAACCTTTTTATGGCCTAAATCAATTACCAAGTTTTTTAAGTCCTTTTCCTAATGACCTTTTGTATGAATTAAAATTTATTAAATCTTACTTAAATAACTATTTAAAAGAAAACATTGATTTAAATCACAGAAAAGATTATTGGATTCATGATGGTATTCAAGTATTTTTAATGATGCAATATATTGATGAATTTTATCCAGATTTAAAAATGACGGGAAATATTTCAAGTTTAAAATTATTAAAACCTTATCATTTTATAAATCTTGATTTTAACCTACAGCACAATTATTTGTACATGCTTATGGCCAGAAAAAATTTAGACCAACCATTAAATGAACCAAAAAATAAACTCATAAAATTTAACGAACAAATTGCCAGTAAATATAGAGCAGGTTTAAGTTTTAAATATCTAGATAGTTATCTTGGAAACGACATTGTTCACAATTCAATAAAAGAATACATTCAAGAGAATCAATTTTTTGGTACAAACTCACGTCAATTTGAAACTATATTATTAAAAAATAGCCCTAAAGATATCAATTGGTTTTTTAGAACTGTTGTTGAAACTCGCGACTTAATTGATTATAAATTTGGTAAGGTAACGAAAACTAAAGATTCATTATCAGTAAACATCATTAATAAAACAGGAACTAATGTTCCCATATCATTATATCATATTAAGAACAATGAGGTTATTCACAAAAGCTGGATTACAAATATCACAAGCGATTCTACCATCGTAATTCCTAGATTTGATGCCGATAAATTAACTCTGAATTACAACAACGAAGTCCCTGAATATAATTTGAGAAATAATTGGAAATCTTTAAAAGGATTTTTCTTCAATAACAGACCATTTAAATTCTTATTTTTTAGAGATTTAGAAAACCCGTACTACAATCAAATATTTTATGTTCCCGAAGCCGAATTTAATATTTATGATGGAGTAGCTTTAGGAATGAGAATTAACAA
It encodes the following:
- a CDS encoding aminopeptidase; this translates as MIVRVNIEDHTLLINQTLTYNNTSNDTLQHIILNDWNNAFSSKSSALAKRFSDEFIRAFHLATDKERGYTNITSIVDENYQNIYWERPNDKVDLVKLNLNQPLLPCSKKTFTLVYVIKIPDSKFTKYGFDSNGRITLKDWFLNPSKYEYKQFVQQSNENLDDIPNAASDFEIEFELPSNYFLSSNLNEINTIEQNTTKKVILSSENKNDISIIIQPTNTYQTYKNEIIEVSCGIEDNHVNEIQKAIIFDKITRFTASKLGMPLTKKIVISNEDYARQPFYGLNQLPSFLSPFPNDLLYELKFIKSYLNNYLKENIDLNHRKDYWIHDGIQVFLMMQYIDEFYPDLKMTGNISSLKLLKPYHFINLDFNLQHNYLYMLMARKNLDQPLNEPKNKLIKFNEQIASKYRAGLSFKYLDSYLGNDIVHNSIKEYIQENQFFGTNSRQFETILLKNSPKDINWFFRTVVETRDLIDYKFGKVTKTKDSLSVNIINKTGTNVPISLYHIKNNEVIHKSWITNITSDSTIVIPRFDADKLTLNYNNEVPEYNLRNNWKSLKGFFFNNRPFKFLFFRDLENPYYNQIFYVPEAEFNIYDGVALGMRINNKSILNKPFTFSATPMYSSNTGKFVGKFSAVVEDNIREKGKLYSIRYLVTGSRFHYAKDAFYSNFVPIVQFRFRDENLRTNKNEFIQLRQVYINRDKSEFTIDTNTENYNIFNIKYGNYQSEGTKHFSLLNDFQLSGSFGKVATEIHYRKLFENNRQISLRLFAGAFMYRSTNSDFFSFGLDRLNDYMFDYSLLGRSETTGIYSQQYVYAEGGFKSKLDTRFANQWMTTLNGTFNIWNWIQVYGDAGMLKNKHTSAKFVYDSGLHFNLVPDYFELFLPVYSSNGFALDDANYGQQIRFVVTLSPKTLISLFTRKWF